Proteins encoded by one window of Lycium barbarum isolate Lr01 chromosome 11, ASM1917538v2, whole genome shotgun sequence:
- the LOC132618104 gene encoding stigma-specific STIG1-like protein 1, whose protein sequence is MKSMKILLILAIIMALSITLTTSFSFNDPHYNNPTLSFPRIGNFQPQIPSYDDHKLKFKEIFTRMTCNKNPMICWAKSSPGPFCCKKKCVNVFMDKQNCGFCGNKCRYNENCCKGQCVNTLFNKRHCGGCNNKCQKGSSCAYGMCSYAN, encoded by the coding sequence ATGAAGAGCATGAAAATCCTTTTAATTTTAGCCATAATAATGGCATTATCCATAACTCTTACAACATCATTTTCATTCAACGACCCTCATTACAATAATCCAACATTATCTTTTCCAAGAATTGGCAATTTTCAACCACAAATACCATCTTATGATGATCACAAGTTGAAGTTCAAAGAAATATTTACACGCATGACATGCAACAAGAACCCTATGATATGTTGGGCCAAGAGTAGCCCAGGCCCATTTTGTTGCAAGAAGAAGTGTGTAAATGTGTTTATGGACAAACAAAATTGTGGATTTTGTGGGAATAAATGCAGGTATAATGAAAATTGTTGTAAAGGGCAATGTGTCAATACTTTGTTTAATAAGAGGCACTGTGGGGGTTGCAACAACAAGTGCCAAAAAGGAAGTTCATGTGCTTATGGAATGTGTAGCTATGCTAATTAA